ACCGGCGTAATGCGGATGTTCGGATGCACCGCCGCGAACACACGGAACAGCTCGTCCGCGAATGCCTGTCCGATCGCGGCCACACCATCGAAGTCCAGCACAACCTCCTCTAAGCATTCCAATCGACTGGCAATTCGCTTTGCTTCCGCACGTGAGACAAGCATCTGGCCTTCGTGCTGCGCGGAGCGCAAGAGTACCGTCGTGCGAGTTTTCGCATTCACAGTTCAGATCAAAGCAGCCTGCTCCGGAGCGCGGTCCATCTGGGCCATCCTCAAAATCTCGGGCCAGCTTTGCACCAGACCGTTGTAGGACAACGCCTCGGCCGCGCGCTTCTTGCGCTCGCAGAGGGTGTAGAGGCGGTAG
This genomic interval from Gammaproteobacteria bacterium contains the following:
- a CDS encoding STAS-like domain-containing protein translates to MLVSRAEAKRIASRLECLEEVVLDFDGVAAIGQAFADELFRVFAAVHPNIRITPVNTAPAVDQMIRRAVAAGAAQSGPGAHS